In Chryseobacterium gotjawalense, the following are encoded in one genomic region:
- a CDS encoding LpxD N-terminal domain-containing protein codes for MTFTKPQTLKSISEIIGAKMIGDENFPVLGTNEIHRVKSGEIVFVNHPKYYDKALHSAATIILIDKEVECPAGKALLVSDDPFRDFNKINTHFTKITNFGETLHELEVGERTQIHSSVVIGNNVKIGNDCIIFPNVVIGDRTVIGDNVIIQSNTVVGGDAFYYRKFNGNFDRLISVGNVIIENNVEIGNGCTIDRGVTDATVIGEGSVLDNQIQIGHDTIIGKKCLIASQTGIAGCCIIEDEVTIWGQVGMASGVRVESGTVLLAKCGVNRDLQKGTYFGPIAEEFRQYLRKEVKLKKLK; via the coding sequence CGCTAAAATGATTGGCGACGAAAATTTTCCGGTTTTAGGAACCAATGAAATTCATAGGGTGAAAAGTGGAGAAATTGTTTTTGTAAATCATCCGAAATATTATGATAAAGCACTCCATTCTGCGGCAACCATTATTCTTATCGATAAGGAAGTAGAGTGCCCAGCCGGAAAAGCACTGCTCGTTTCTGATGATCCGTTCAGGGATTTTAATAAAATCAATACCCATTTTACAAAAATTACCAACTTCGGCGAAACGCTGCATGAACTGGAAGTAGGAGAACGCACGCAAATTCATTCTTCTGTAGTCATTGGTAATAATGTGAAAATCGGAAACGACTGTATCATCTTTCCGAATGTTGTGATTGGCGACCGAACGGTAATTGGCGATAACGTCATCATTCAGTCCAATACAGTTGTGGGCGGTGATGCCTTTTATTACAGAAAATTTAACGGAAATTTTGACCGGTTAATTTCAGTCGGAAATGTCATTATAGAAAATAATGTAGAAATAGGAAACGGCTGTACCATCGACAGAGGAGTTACCGATGCTACGGTGATTGGCGAAGGTTCTGTTTTAGACAATCAAATCCAGATCGGACACGACACCATTATCGGAAAAAAATGCCTCATTGCTTCCCAAACAGGCATTGCAGGATGCTGCATCATCGAAGATGAAGTCACCATTTGGGGACAGGTGGGGATGGCCTCAGGTGTCCGTGTAGAAAGCGGAACGGTTCTTTTAGCAAAATGCGGTGTAAACAGGGATTTGCAAAAAGGAACTTATTTCGGACCCATTGCGGAAGAATTCCGGCAGTATTTAAGAAAGGAAGTGAAGCTTAAGAAGTTGAAATAA